The DNA sequence TGATAAGATTGCTGTATTTGGTTCGGCCGGCTGCAGCTCCTTTTGGGGTCAGTACAAGTTTTTCTCTGCTTTGGCCTTGGATTTTGCTTCTTGCAGGCATTCTCTCTTTGCCATTTTCTTTAGACTTTTCTGTAGAAATTATGAGAGAGCTGAATGCCCTCCCTTTCCTGTACCCCTTGTTTTTGAGCATCTTTATCACTCTTTTTATAAGGAAAATAAAAAAGTTTCAAAATATAAAACCTGTACCGGCAGGTGATATAGTCCTTTACTATGAAAAAGTTCTTCTTTTCTTAATCAGAAATGGCAAAAAATTTAATTTTATTTTGCTTTACTACACTCGCTTTCTCTCTTTTTTAACTGCCAAAATCACAAAATTCTCAGATAAAATAGCAGCATGGATAAAATAAACCAGCTAAAAAAGCATCCTACTATTTACAAATTAACAAATATATTTGGTATAATATATTATTACTTTTAAAATAAGTAATAAATATGGGGCTGACCTGGTTTCGACGGGATCTGGTGGCTCCCAACTGCATGTCGGACTGAGCATTCCGTTAGACGGCTCACAATTGCTTAAACGCAAACAATACAAATTATCGCCCAGCTTTAGCAGTAGCTTAAGTTTTAACCCCTCGTAAGAGGCGGGCTGCTTCACCTGTGGATTCTAAATAAGCAGGACTCGAAGTATAACCCTTCATTTAGATATATCTTAAGTCTGTCTCAGCTCAAGACGAATCCTTGAGACTGGTCTTGCGTAGCTTTGCAGGTTGTGTGAAGCAAGACGAGATTAAACAACCTTTCTAAGCATGTAGACGTTGGGAGTAGCCAGGTTTCGGACTGCGGTTCGATTCCGCACAGCTCCACCAAACAGGACTGCAACATCTTTGGTAAAAAACTTGAATACATTTTTATAGCTGTCATCTTTATTTTTGGGAGTATTCTCATTTTCAACTCTTACCAAAGCTATCAATTTAAGCACAATCCTCTTCCACAAACATATATCAATCAAATACAGGCAAAAGAGCAGGATGTTTTACAACACATGCAGGACAATTTTGGTTTCATTTACAGGTTTCCAATTATTATTACAGATAAAGTGCCGGGAAGACTTTATGGTCTGACCTCTTACAAAAACGGAAAGATAAAGATATTTTTAAACAAAAAGGTAATGCAGGAGAGTATGCCTTATATGATTTCGGATGTAATCCCTCATGAATATGCCCATGCTCTTCTTTTTAAACTCCATCAAAATGCTGTAAGAAATGATGGGCACTCCAGACTTTGGCAAGAAACCTGTAAAAGTCTGGGAGGAAAAAACTGCAGGCGCTATGTAGATCAAAAAGAGATTATCATGTCAAAAATGCCCTTTAAATAATCTCCCTATTCGTCAATATCTCTTTGGGCATCTTGAAAATAATATCCTGGAAATTCTATTTTTTGTAAAGATTTCAGCCCCTCTTCATTTTCTATGACTTTATACAGTTCCCCGTAAATAATCTGCGGTTCAAAAACAAAATTTTCTACAGTAGCTTTATTCTCCTGTGTTGCCAGGGATTCTGGTAAAAAAGTATCACAGACTACATCATAGTAACTCTCACGCAATAAATCATACTCATCCAGGTCTGTACTGCAGTCAAAATAGGAAAAGCTCATAGCCTCATCGCTGTTGTTTATTTCAAGACTCAGCATTATATTTGCTTTTCCCTGCTCTTTTCTTAGATATATTATATCGCCCTTGCATGCCTTTGTTAAGAGGTTTTTAATAGGTTTGAGTGTTTGATTGACCAGTTTAAAACTCTCCATTGAAATTTCTTTTTCTTCATTCTCTTCATCAGCACATGCAAGATACTCAATCTCCTCACCGTTCATGACTTTATATGTACATACGTCAGTTACAGCATCAAGCTCACCGCTTTGCGCATAAGCATCAATCTCTTCCATAATGCTTTTTATTTCTGATTCTTCGTTGATTTCCTCGTTTTCTAAATTAAATTCCTCAAAAGTCCCGACATTGCTCAGACTTACTATAGAAATATCACCTTCGATTATAATTTTTCTTTCCATTGTATACTCCTGTCTGTTTTTTATGATTATACATCTTTTGGAATAAAAAGCAATGGAACTTAAGTAACAAATATGTGATTTTTTTATAAATTTTGTTATGATGGTGCTCGATACTGGATTTGAACCAGTGACTCCTACCTTGTCGAGGTAGTACTCTACCACTGAGTTAATCGAGCTGTAGTAAATGAAGAGTAAAATTCTACCAAAAAATCCTTAAACCAATTTTCTTTTTCAAACTTTTTGCGAATATCTTTTTCTTTTCTATAATATTTTGAAAAACAATCTATTTTACTTTTAATTTATGTTTAGAAGTAGTATAATTTCGCTCTAGAGATGATACACTGCTAAAAAGTATCAATTATTACATATACCACAAGGTAAACTATGAGCATAACAAAAGAATTAGAAGATTTAGGACTTAAAAATGTCGGAAAAATTTATCATAACCTTGACTATGATGAATTAATCAAGCATGAACTTGAAAATGGTGAAGTAAGAAAAACCAAAACAGGTGCAACTGCTGTAGATACAGGTATATTTACAGGCCGTTCACCCAAAGACAAATATTTTGTTGACCGTGAACCATCTAATAAATACATAGCATGGGGAGATGTCAACCAAAAAATCAGTGAAGAAATTTTCAATGAGCTTCTGGATCTTTCCCGTGAACAGCTTTCTGGGAAAAATCTTTATGTGACTGATGTATACAGTGGCGCAAGTCCCGCTTCAAAAAAATCTATTCGTTTTGTGACAGAGATTGCCTGGCAGTCTCATTTTGTTAAAAATATGTTTATTCGCCCCACTCCTTCCGAACTTGCATCATTTAAATCTGATTTTACTGTTTTAAATGCCTGTAAAGCTGTCAATGACAAATGGAAAGAACACGGCATGAACTCTGAAGTTTTTGTTCTCTTTGATATCGAAAGAAACATGGCTATAATCGGTGGTACCTGGTATGGCGGTGAGTTGAAAAAAGGTATTTTTTCAATGATGAACTACTGGCTGCCGCTTGACGGAAAACTCTCCATGCACTGTTCTGCAAATGTTGGAGAACGCGGAGACACTGCTCTGTTTTTTGGACTGAGCGGAACCGGAAAAACAACACTTTCAACAGATCCAAAACGTGCCCTCATCGGTGATGACGAACATGGTTGGGATGATTACGGCGTCTTTAACTTTGAGGGGGGATGTTATGCAAAAGTCATTAACCTTGACGCAAAAAGTGAACCTGAAATTTACGGTGCAATCAAAAAAGATGCACTTTTGGAAAATGTTGTTATGCATGATGACGGTGAAGTTGACTATGATGACGGTTCCAAAACCGAAAACACCCGTGTTTCTTATCCTATTGAACACATAAAAAACCACAAGCCTGATTTAATGGCAGGACACCCTGAAAACATTATCTTTCTCTCTGCCGATGCGTTTGGTGTACTGCCTCCGGTTTCAAAACTGACCCGAGAACAGGCAATGTACTACTTCCTCAGCGGATACACTGCAAAAGTTGCCGGAACAGAACGTGGTATTACCGAGCCGGTTGCAACGTTCTCTGCATGTTTCGGTGAAGCATTTATGACGCTGCATCCTACAGTGTATGCCAAACTTCTCGGCGAAAAAATTGACAAACACAATGTAAATGTTTATCTTGTCAACACAGGTTGGACCGGTGGAGGATACGGTGTCGGCAAACGTATGAGTTTAAAAGACACCCGTGCATGCATCAATGCCATACTTGACGGTACCATCAATGAAAGTGAATTTGATACAACAGAAACATTCAGACTGCAGGTACCTAAAACGCTGGGAGATATCAACCCTGACCTTTTAAACCCCAGAAATGCCTGGGAAGACAAAGAGGCCTTTGACGCAACCCGCGACAAACTTGCAGATATGTTTGTGGAAAACTTTAAAAGATACCAGGATGCCGACAGCGAATTTGACTTCTCTGCAGCAGGTCCCAAGGTAGAAAAGTAAAAAGCTTTTTGGCTTTTTACTCTTACTCTCTTTCAAGCTATTTTTTTTTCGTAGCCTTTTCCAGATAGATCCAAACTGCTCCGCCGATAGTAAGCAAAATTACAGGGGCTATCCATTTGTTATCATTAATATACAGGGCAAACTTACTCAAAACAGCCCCGAAGTAGTAACTGCTCAAACCAAATGCCAAAGCCCACACAGCAGCTGCAAAAATATTTAATATTGCAAACTTTTTAAAGTCATATTTTGTCAATGCTATTGCAATCGGTACGACAGTTTTTAAACCGTATATAAACTTTTGAATAAAAATAACCCAATCCCCATGTTTTTTTATAAGTATATGTGCAAGTGCGAGTTTACGTCTATGTTTACGCAGCCCCTCAACCATCATAGACTTCTGGTATCTTGTCAGCCAAAAAAGTAAAACATCTCCAAGCGCATTGCCCAAAAAGGCAATACTGATTGAAAGTGTCAAATCCATCTTCCCCATAAAACTCAAAACACCTGCTGCTACAAGTCCGATGAATCCGCCGCCTAAAGAGTATAAAAAAAGTCCTATATACCCGTATGTTGCCAAATTACTGAATGTATCTTCCATATTTTATTGTTGCTCCTTATTTATTGCTTTTTGCTTTCTAAATTGCTATATTTTTTTGTAACCCAGTCTTGAATCTTGAAAGACACAAAGCCCGCACTGAAATACGGGTTCCAAAAAGCAAATCTAAAGTTTTTTAATTTTTGTGATTTCATCACGCAGTCGTGCCGCTTCTTCAAAATTTAGCTCACGGGCAGCCTCTTTCATTTTTAAGGAAAGCTCTTTTATCATTGCTTTTCTTTCACTTGGCGGTATTTTATCCTGTTTTTTGTATTTTTGGTAGAGCCCGCCATGATCTTCAACTTTAAGATTTTCATCCAGGGCCCGTTTTGTTGTTTTTGGCGTTATGCCATGCTTCTTGTTATACGCTTCTTGAATTGCCCGTCTTGCATTTGTTTTGTCGATGGCTCTTTGCATAGAGCCTGTCATTTTGTTTGCATACAGAATAACCCGACCGTTTTCATTTCTCGCTCCGCGTCCTATAGTCTGTACAAGTGCCGTTTCACTTCGTAAAAATCCCTCTTTGTCCGCATCCAAAATTGCCACAAGAGAAACCTCCGGCAGATCCAGACCTTCACGCAACAGGTTGATGCCTATAAGCACGTCAAACTCACCCAGACGCAATGAACGAATAATTTGGTTTCGCTCGATTGTATCAATATCTGAGTGCATATACTGTACTTTAATGCCCAAATCCGCCAAATATTTTGTCAGGGCCTCTGCCATTTTTTTCGTCAAAACCGTAATTAAAACACGTTCGTCTTTGACAATGGTCTTTTTAATCTCATCATGGATATCTTCTACCTGATTGTCTGATGGTTTTATCTCTATAACAGGGTCAAGCAGTCCTGTGGGACGGATAATCTGTTCCGCTTTGACTGCCGACATTTCCAACTCATATTCAGAAGGCGTTGCTGAAACAAAAAGATAATACGGTGCTTTGTTTATATACTCTTCTGCCTTTAGCGGACGGTTGTCGAGGGCTGACGGCAGACGAAAGCCGTAATCGACAAGCACCTCTTTTCTGGCTCTGTCACCCGCATACATCCCCCTGTATTGCGGCAGAGAAACATGGGATTCATCTACGATAACAAGATACTCTTTATGGTTTTGTTCAAAATAGTCAAGCAATGTAAAAGGGGCTTCTCCCGGTTTTTTATTTGTCAAAAGTCTTGAATAGTTTTCAATACCCTTGCACATTCCGGTTGTCTGCAACATCTCCAGGTCAAATTCGACACGCTGTTTGAGTCTTTGATACTCGACTAATTTTCCCTCTTTTTGAAAATATGCCAAACGTTCATCAAGCTCTTCTTCTATGCGTTTGACAGCCACAGCCATTTTTTCCTGAGAAACACTAAACTGTGAAGTCGCATAAACAGTAACACTTTTATGCTCTTCAAGACGTTTGTTATCTATGACATCAAAGGTATAAATTGCCTCTATTTCATCACCGAAAAATTCGACACGGATTGCTTCTTGTTCAAAATACGGCGGATAGATATCTATGCTTTCTCCGTTCACGCGAATATGCCCGCTGTCAAAATAGCTGTCATTTCGGGAATATCCCATTTCCACCAAACGCAAAAGCAGTTTCTTCTGCGCTATTTCATCACCGACGGCCAAAGACTGCACCATGTTTTGGTACTCCTCAGGATCTCCCAAACCATAGTTTGCAGAAACAGAGGCGATGACGATAACATCATCATACGAAAGCAGGTTTGCCGTAGCGGAAAGTCGAAGACGTTCAAGTTCATCATTGATAGCGGAATCTTTTTCTATAAAAAGATCCTGACGCGGGATGTAGGCTTCAGGCTGATAGTAATCATAATAAGAAACAAAATATTCGACATGATTGTTTGGAAAAAACTGACGAAATTCTGAGTAAAGCTGTGCGGCAAGCGTTTTATTGTGTGTCATAATGATAGTCGGCATTTTTACATTTTCTATAACGCGTGCCATCGTATGGGTTTTTCCGCTCCCCGTGACCCCTTCAAGTGTCTGATAGCGATTCCCTTTCAGTATGGAGTCGGAGAGTTTTTTTATAGCTGTCGGTTGATCACCCGCCGGTTCATAGGGTGATACTACTTTAAATTCTGGTTTCTTTTTCATTAATGGAATTATAGCCAAATGAAAGAAACATCAAAGATTATAATGTATTTCTGATTGATTTATATCAAGTAAACCTCTGCTATTATATAATATAATTTTATACAAAACAGACAAACGAGGTTTTATGCAATACCAAACTATTACGAAAAAAAACATTCGCGTTATGGTTGACCGCTTTTACAGCAGTGTACTCAAAGACGACCTTATCGCTGATTTTTTTATTGAAAAACTTGGGGATGAGATGATTTCGGATGAATGGCAGCATCATCTTAATCTTCTGACAGACTTTTGGGCAGCGATGACAACAGGCGACAACAGTTATAACGGTACCCCATAACACCGCACTTGGATATGCCCGGACTTAACAAAGAGAGTTTTCAAAGATGGCTGGAACTTTTTTCAGAAACTATAGACAGACTGTATGAAAAAAAAGCCGCAGATATTTTTAAGATCAGAGGTGAAATGATTGCAAATAATTTTATGAAACAATTGAAACTTTAAATTTTTTATTTTATAAATTTAGCACAACTGTAGGCACTTGAAAATGCCCACTGAAAATTATAGCCCCGAGTTCGCCCGTTACATCTACAACTTCGCCTATAAAATAGAGACCTTTTACTTTTTTTGATTCCAAGCCATTATATGTAAGCTCATCTGCCAAAACACCGCCTCTGCTTACCTCCGCTTTGCTAAAACCAAAATTTCCCGCAGGAGTAAAGGTATAATTGTGCAATGTTTTTAATGCCTCTTTGTCATGTTTGCTCAGTTTTGTACACTCTTTGTCTTTAAAATCTATCGCGGACAAAAGAGCTTTTGCAAGTCTTTTTGGCAAGGGGATGAGTGAACTCACCAGTTTTTTACTCTTTTGCACCAAATCTAAAATATTTTTATTGGGCAAAAAGTCTATGCTTATTTCCCCTTTTTTCCAATAGAGTGAAGCAGAAAGTATGGCAGGACCGCTAATGCCTTTATGCGCAAAAAGCATCTCTTCTTTGAGCATTTTATCTGCCACCTTTACATGTACATAGCAGCTCAGCCCGCTGAGCTCTTTCATCCAAAACTGCTCTTTTTGCAGTGTAAGCCCGACAAGTGCAGGCGTAAATTCTTTCACACCGATACCAAAGCTTTTTGCAATTTGCAACCCTACATCACTTGCACCAAGCGTTTGAAAACTTTTTCCACCGGTGGCTACAACAACTTTTTTTGCCGTGTATTTGTTTTTGTCTGTCGTAACTGTAAAAAAATCTTCTGATTTGCTTACATGTAACACTTTGTTGTTCAAAATAATTTCACTGTTTTTTGCATTTTTTTTCAATACATTGATAATATCATCCGAAGAGTTTTTACAAAAATAGTAGCGTCCTTTTCTCAGCTCCAACGCTACCCTGTTTCTGTCCAAAAAGTCCAATAAATCATCTTTCGTGAATTGTTTAAAGGCTGCTGAGAGTAATCTCTCTTCACCGTCAAAATTATTTATCTGCACATTGACATTGGTAATATTACATTTACCTCCACCGGAAATTTTGAGTTTCTTGGCAGCTTTTTCATTGCCCTCGATTATAGCGATGCTCATTTTTTTACTTAGACTGCCTGCACACATCAGTCCACTCGCCCCGGCACCAAGAATAATTACATCATAGTTTTTCATAGGCTAATTATACGGTATAATTACACAAATATATCGTAATTTAAAATCAATTTTGATCTTATTGCCTTAAATGAAGCAGCTTTTTTGGAACGCGGACTTCAGTCCGGGCTGAGAGTGGCAAGACTATTGCAACAGCCGGCACTGAAGTACCGGTTCCAAGAGGGCATTAAAGTACGGGTTTCAAAAAAGCCATTCAGAAAATGAATTTTAAATTGCCATGAAGCAAAAACAATACAAAGAAGAGATATGAGCAACAAACTCCACATAGTTTCACTCGGATGTACCAAAAACCTGGTCGATACAGAAGTGATGATGGGAAAACTACAAAATTTTGAACTCACAGAC is a window from the Sulfurimonas hydrogeniphila genome containing:
- a CDS encoding SprT-like domain-containing protein, encoding MQDNFGFIYRFPIIITDKVPGRLYGLTSYKNGKIKIFLNKKVMQESMPYMISDVIPHEYAHALLFKLHQNAVRNDGHSRLWQETCKSLGGKNCRRYVDQKEIIMSKMPFK
- the pckA gene encoding phosphoenolpyruvate carboxykinase (ATP), with the protein product MSITKELEDLGLKNVGKIYHNLDYDELIKHELENGEVRKTKTGATAVDTGIFTGRSPKDKYFVDREPSNKYIAWGDVNQKISEEIFNELLDLSREQLSGKNLYVTDVYSGASPASKKSIRFVTEIAWQSHFVKNMFIRPTPSELASFKSDFTVLNACKAVNDKWKEHGMNSEVFVLFDIERNMAIIGGTWYGGELKKGIFSMMNYWLPLDGKLSMHCSANVGERGDTALFFGLSGTGKTTLSTDPKRALIGDDEHGWDDYGVFNFEGGCYAKVINLDAKSEPEIYGAIKKDALLENVVMHDDGEVDYDDGSKTENTRVSYPIEHIKNHKPDLMAGHPENIIFLSADAFGVLPPVSKLTREQAMYYFLSGYTAKVAGTERGITEPVATFSACFGEAFMTLHPTVYAKLLGEKIDKHNVNVYLVNTGWTGGGYGVGKRMSLKDTRACINAILDGTINESEFDTTETFRLQVPKTLGDINPDLLNPRNAWEDKEAFDATRDKLADMFVENFKRYQDADSEFDFSAAGPKVEK
- a CDS encoding DedA family protein; translated protein: MEDTFSNLATYGYIGLFLYSLGGGFIGLVAAGVLSFMGKMDLTLSISIAFLGNALGDVLLFWLTRYQKSMMVEGLRKHRRKLALAHILIKKHGDWVIFIQKFIYGLKTVVPIAIALTKYDFKKFAILNIFAAAVWALAFGLSSYYFGAVLSKFALYINDNKWIAPVILLTIGGAVWIYLEKATKKK
- the uvrB gene encoding excinuclease ABC subunit UvrB → MKKKPEFKVVSPYEPAGDQPTAIKKLSDSILKGNRYQTLEGVTGSGKTHTMARVIENVKMPTIIMTHNKTLAAQLYSEFRQFFPNNHVEYFVSYYDYYQPEAYIPRQDLFIEKDSAINDELERLRLSATANLLSYDDVIVIASVSANYGLGDPEEYQNMVQSLAVGDEIAQKKLLLRLVEMGYSRNDSYFDSGHIRVNGESIDIYPPYFEQEAIRVEFFGDEIEAIYTFDVIDNKRLEEHKSVTVYATSQFSVSQEKMAVAVKRIEEELDERLAYFQKEGKLVEYQRLKQRVEFDLEMLQTTGMCKGIENYSRLLTNKKPGEAPFTLLDYFEQNHKEYLVIVDESHVSLPQYRGMYAGDRARKEVLVDYGFRLPSALDNRPLKAEEYINKAPYYLFVSATPSEYELEMSAVKAEQIIRPTGLLDPVIEIKPSDNQVEDIHDEIKKTIVKDERVLITVLTKKMAEALTKYLADLGIKVQYMHSDIDTIERNQIIRSLRLGEFDVLIGINLLREGLDLPEVSLVAILDADKEGFLRSETALVQTIGRGARNENGRVILYANKMTGSMQRAIDKTNARRAIQEAYNKKHGITPKTTKRALDENLKVEDHGGLYQKYKKQDKIPPSERKAMIKELSLKMKEAARELNFEEAARLRDEITKIKKL
- a CDS encoding NAD(P)/FAD-dependent oxidoreductase; amino-acid sequence: MKNYDVIILGAGASGLMCAGSLSKKMSIAIIEGNEKAAKKLKISGGGKCNITNVNVQINNFDGEERLLSAAFKQFTKDDLLDFLDRNRVALELRKGRYYFCKNSSDDIINVLKKNAKNSEIILNNKVLHVSKSEDFFTVTTDKNKYTAKKVVVATGGKSFQTLGASDVGLQIAKSFGIGVKEFTPALVGLTLQKEQFWMKELSGLSCYVHVKVADKMLKEEMLFAHKGISGPAILSASLYWKKGEISIDFLPNKNILDLVQKSKKLVSSLIPLPKRLAKALLSAIDFKDKECTKLSKHDKEALKTLHNYTFTPAGNFGFSKAEVSRGGVLADELTYNGLESKKVKGLYFIGEVVDVTGELGAIIFSGHFQVPTVVLNL